A window of Paenibacillus polygoni contains these coding sequences:
- a CDS encoding P-loop NTPase, whose protein sequence is MLTNERILQTLKNINDPELHQSIVDLNMVRNIKIDGTHVSLDVILTIQGCPLKAKIQQDIEQALKEIGASSVSITFGSMTEEERRNITSSLKTQNATEQGMPKMLLPESGVTFIAVTSGKGGVGKSTVTINLAAALARLGKRVGILDADIYGFSIPAMMKIGQKPTMIDQTAIPVISHGVKVMSMGFFAKDNQPVMWRGPMLNKWIRNFLTNTHWGELDYLLLDLPPGTGDVAIDVAAMIPQAQEIIVTTPHYAASHVASRAGVMAQHTKHSILGVVENMAYFESNGEKNYLFGQGGAEKLAEELHSHIIAQVPFAQPEENTGSSVYDEDSVIGEVFTHLAEELIY, encoded by the coding sequence ATGCTGACAAACGAACGGATTTTACAAACACTTAAAAACATTAATGACCCGGAACTTCATCAAAGTATCGTTGACCTGAATATGGTTCGGAATATAAAGATTGACGGTACGCATGTCTCTCTGGACGTTATCTTAACCATCCAAGGTTGCCCGCTAAAAGCAAAGATTCAGCAGGATATTGAACAAGCACTAAAAGAAATCGGCGCATCCAGCGTTTCGATTACGTTTGGTTCCATGACAGAGGAAGAACGCCGGAATATAACCTCTTCATTAAAAACACAAAATGCTACGGAACAAGGTATGCCGAAAATGCTTCTGCCTGAGTCTGGTGTTACCTTCATTGCGGTGACGAGCGGTAAAGGCGGTGTTGGTAAGTCTACGGTTACGATTAACTTAGCCGCAGCACTTGCCCGGCTTGGGAAACGTGTGGGGATTTTAGATGCAGATATTTATGGGTTTAGTATTCCTGCGATGATGAAGATTGGCCAAAAGCCAACCATGATTGACCAAACCGCAATTCCTGTTATAAGTCATGGGGTAAAAGTGATGTCGATGGGATTCTTTGCAAAAGATAACCAACCTGTCATGTGGCGCGGCCCAATGCTGAACAAGTGGATTCGCAATTTCCTTACGAACACCCATTGGGGTGAGCTCGATTATCTTTTGCTCGATTTGCCTCCCGGTACAGGAGATGTCGCCATTGATGTGGCAGCCATGATTCCGCAAGCGCAGGAGATCATAGTGACCACCCCTCACTATGCAGCTTCTCATGTCGCTTCTCGTGCGGGAGTCATGGCGCAGCATACCAAACATTCGATTCTTGGTGTGGTTGAAAACATGGCCTACTTTGAATCGAACGGTGAAAAGAACTACCTCTTCGGTCAAGGCGGTGCCGAAAAATTAGCAGAGGAGCTTCATTCCCATATCATTGCTCAAGTGCCTTTTGCTCAGCCTGAGGAGAATACAGGCTCCTCCGTCTATGACGAGGATTCGGTGATCGGTGAAGTATTCACTCATCTTGCAGAGGAGCTTATTTATTAA
- a CDS encoding DUF1641 domain-containing protein: MAAPITTIKKQQVTEEQRKEEKLENLKQLLSENEDMVNQVFSIMADLNDMGALEAAGKLLEAKEDVAKIALGQMTRKPVTNIINNLMGAAGALSEVEPETTAKLINSLTTGLDEANKAIESDEKISAFKLLKLLNDPDVNRSLNFGIHFLKGLGKGLK; encoded by the coding sequence ATGGCTGCGCCAATTACAACGATAAAAAAACAACAAGTGACAGAAGAACAACGTAAGGAAGAAAAGTTAGAGAATTTAAAACAGCTTCTTTCTGAAAATGAAGACATGGTGAATCAGGTCTTTTCGATCATGGCTGATTTGAATGATATGGGAGCTCTAGAAGCGGCGGGAAAACTACTAGAAGCAAAAGAAGATGTCGCAAAAATCGCCCTTGGTCAAATGACTCGTAAACCTGTTACGAATATCATCAATAACTTAATGGGTGCTGCCGGAGCGCTGTCTGAAGTCGAACCGGAAACAACCGCGAAGCTGATTAACAGCTTAACTACAGGCTTAGATGAAGCAAACAAGGCTATTGAATCCGATGAAAAGATTAGTGCCTTCAAACTTTTAAAACTATTAAATGATCCAGATGTCAATCGCTCTTTAAATTTTGGAATTCACTTTTTAAAAGGGCTTGGCAAAGGCTTAAAATAA
- the fdhF gene encoding formate dehydrogenase subunit alpha: MTKININGVPYDAAEGATILDTLNHNGIAHPQICHVPSVDPIQTCDTCIVEVNGELVRSCSTKAIDGMNVQLNSEKAKAAQTEAMDRILENHLLYCTVCDNNNGNCKLHNTAELMEIEHQKYPYKPKVEPHEVDMSHPFYRYDPNQCIACGQCVEVCQSLQVNETLSIDWEAERPRVIWDEGVAINDSSCVSCGQCVTVCPCNALMEKTMLGEAGFMTGLKQDMLDPMIDLIKEVEPGYSGIFAVSEVEAAMRSKRTKKTKTVCTFCGVGCSFEVWTKDRKILKVQPSDGPVNAVSTCVKGKFGWDFVNSEERITKPLIRKNNEFVEASWDEALDLIASRLGGIQKEYGTGSVGFISSSKITNEENYLIQKMARQLFETNDVDNCSRYCQSPATDGLMRTVGMGGDAGTIKDIAKAGLVIIVGANPAEGHPVLATRVKRAHKLHGQKLIVSDIRKHEMAERSDIFMRPKQGTDQVWLMAVTKYIIDQGWHDEAFIQENVNFYDEFKAVLDKYTLEYAEQQTGISKETLIQVAEMIRDADGTCVLWGMGVTQNTGGSYTSAAISNLLLATGNYRRPGAGAYPLRGHNNVQGACDMGTLPNLLPGYQKVTNDAEREKFEKAYGVKIKPEPGRTNMQMLDAIMEGKMKAMYLVGEDMALVDCDANHVDKVLSQLEFFVVQDIFLSRTAQYADVILPAAPSLEKEGTFTNTERRVQRLYQVLPTLGESKADWEILQAVARRLGADWNYSHPSEIFDEMASLSPIFAEANYDVLADWGSFCWGSLDGKDTPLLYEDGFNFPDKKARFALHDWVQPVEYEAQYDCLINNGRMLEHFHEGNMTNKSKGIQSKVPEIFVEVSPELAKERGIEDGALLRLVSPYGALKLNALITDRVQGKELFLPMNSVSKDSAINFLTGPAADINTSTPAYKQTKVRVEILKPKGKNPLPRTNPRYKKRHPQNGVEVERKWNRPGYVHLTTTHEGK; encoded by the coding sequence TTGACCAAAATTAATATTAATGGCGTACCGTATGATGCAGCAGAAGGGGCAACCATCCTGGATACCCTTAATCATAACGGCATCGCCCATCCGCAAATCTGCCACGTCCCCTCTGTTGATCCCATCCAAACTTGTGATACATGTATCGTTGAAGTCAATGGCGAACTTGTTCGTTCTTGTTCCACAAAAGCTATAGACGGTATGAACGTTCAGCTGAATTCCGAAAAGGCAAAAGCTGCGCAAACCGAAGCCATGGACCGTATACTCGAAAATCATTTGCTCTACTGTACCGTATGTGACAATAACAACGGGAACTGTAAATTACATAACACGGCAGAACTCATGGAAATTGAACATCAAAAATATCCCTATAAACCAAAAGTGGAACCCCATGAAGTCGATATGTCACATCCATTTTACCGGTACGACCCGAACCAATGTATCGCATGCGGGCAATGTGTAGAAGTATGCCAAAGCCTGCAAGTGAACGAAACGTTATCCATTGACTGGGAAGCCGAAAGACCGCGAGTGATCTGGGATGAAGGCGTTGCGATCAACGATTCTTCCTGTGTAAGCTGCGGACAATGCGTTACGGTTTGTCCATGTAATGCACTTATGGAGAAAACTATGCTTGGCGAAGCCGGTTTTATGACTGGTCTTAAACAAGACATGCTTGATCCGATGATTGATTTGATTAAGGAAGTTGAACCTGGGTACAGCGGTATCTTCGCTGTTTCTGAGGTCGAAGCTGCCATGCGCAGTAAACGCACGAAAAAAACAAAAACGGTATGTACTTTCTGCGGCGTAGGCTGCTCATTTGAAGTATGGACCAAAGATCGCAAAATCCTAAAAGTCCAACCTTCTGACGGTCCTGTAAATGCAGTATCTACTTGTGTCAAAGGGAAATTCGGCTGGGACTTCGTAAACTCCGAAGAACGGATTACGAAACCACTGATTCGCAAAAACAATGAATTTGTTGAGGCATCTTGGGATGAAGCGCTGGACCTGATCGCATCTAGACTTGGCGGTATCCAAAAAGAATACGGTACAGGTTCTGTCGGATTTATCTCCTCTTCCAAAATTACAAATGAAGAAAACTACTTGATTCAAAAAATGGCTCGTCAATTGTTTGAAACAAACGATGTCGATAACTGTTCACGCTATTGCCAGTCCCCTGCTACAGATGGACTAATGCGTACAGTAGGTATGGGCGGAGATGCAGGAACAATTAAAGATATTGCGAAAGCGGGTCTTGTCATCATTGTTGGGGCAAACCCTGCAGAAGGTCATCCCGTATTAGCGACTCGCGTCAAACGTGCTCATAAATTACACGGTCAAAAATTAATTGTTTCCGATATTCGTAAACATGAGATGGCTGAGCGTTCCGATATTTTCATGCGTCCAAAACAAGGTACAGACCAAGTATGGTTAATGGCTGTTACCAAATACATCATTGATCAAGGCTGGCATGATGAAGCGTTTATTCAAGAGAACGTGAATTTCTATGATGAATTTAAAGCCGTACTTGATAAATACACTCTGGAATATGCAGAACAACAGACAGGGATTTCAAAAGAAACACTGATTCAAGTGGCCGAAATGATTCGTGATGCAGACGGTACCTGTGTGCTTTGGGGTATGGGCGTTACCCAAAATACGGGCGGTTCCTATACATCCGCAGCGATTTCCAATCTGCTGCTTGCTACAGGTAACTATCGTCGTCCTGGTGCAGGTGCCTACCCTCTTCGCGGTCATAACAATGTGCAAGGCGCTTGTGACATGGGTACACTTCCAAATCTCCTGCCAGGTTACCAAAAAGTAACGAACGATGCAGAACGTGAAAAATTTGAAAAAGCATATGGCGTAAAAATCAAACCAGAACCAGGTCGTACAAACATGCAAATGTTAGATGCGATTATGGAAGGTAAGATGAAAGCTATGTATTTAGTGGGCGAAGATATGGCTCTAGTCGACTGCGATGCAAATCACGTAGATAAGGTTCTCTCACAACTCGAATTTTTTGTTGTACAAGATATCTTCCTATCACGTACAGCGCAGTATGCAGATGTGATTCTGCCTGCAGCACCATCGCTTGAAAAAGAAGGTACTTTTACCAATACAGAACGCCGTGTACAGCGTCTCTATCAAGTACTGCCAACGCTCGGTGAATCAAAAGCCGATTGGGAGATTCTTCAGGCCGTCGCTCGCCGCTTAGGTGCAGATTGGAATTACAGCCATCCAAGTGAAATTTTTGATGAAATGGCCAGCCTCTCTCCGATCTTCGCTGAAGCAAACTATGATGTTCTTGCAGATTGGGGCAGCTTCTGCTGGGGGAGTCTGGATGGAAAAGATACACCTCTGCTCTATGAAGATGGGTTTAACTTCCCGGATAAAAAAGCACGTTTCGCTTTACATGATTGGGTACAGCCTGTCGAATACGAAGCACAGTATGACTGCCTTATTAACAATGGCCGTATGCTTGAACACTTCCATGAAGGAAACATGACGAATAAATCCAAAGGGATTCAGTCCAAAGTACCTGAGATTTTTGTGGAAGTATCACCTGAACTCGCCAAAGAACGCGGCATTGAAGATGGCGCCCTGCTTCGTCTCGTATCACCATATGGCGCATTAAAACTTAATGCCCTAATAACTGATCGGGTACAAGGAAAAGAATTATTTCTGCCAATGAACTCCGTCAGCAAAGATTCAGCAATCAATTTCTTAACCGGACCGGCTGCAGATATCAATACATCTACACCGGCTTACAAACAAACAAAAGTACGCGTGGAAATACTGAAGCCAAAAGGAAAAAATCCGCTGCCTAGAACAAATCCGCGTTATAAAAAACGTCATCCGCAAAATGGCGTTGAAGTCGAGCGTAAATGGAACCGTCCTGGATACGTACACTTAACAACGACTCACGAAGGGAAGTGA
- a CDS encoding DUF2294 domain-containing protein, with the protein MSKKIHEFNDMIRKLRKDKFGKGPDRIHTVFVENMAVSTLYGNITPTEKFIASTPEGLKMVHAARTSMIQDLYSESPPEGMEELVGSKLLHLFSDIKIEEDFAISVFVFEDNISE; encoded by the coding sequence ATGTCAAAAAAAATACATGAATTTAATGACATGATTCGAAAACTACGCAAAGATAAATTTGGAAAAGGACCCGATCGTATTCATACCGTTTTCGTCGAGAATATGGCAGTTTCCACACTTTATGGAAATATTACACCTACCGAAAAATTCATTGCGAGTACTCCTGAAGGATTAAAAATGGTTCATGCAGCACGTACAAGTATGATCCAAGATTTGTACAGTGAATCGCCTCCAGAAGGCATGGAAGAACTCGTAGGTTCGAAATTGCTGCATTTATTTTCAGATATCAAAATTGAAGAGGATTTTGCTATTTCTGTATTTGTTTTTGAAGATAATATTAGTGAATAA
- the fdhD gene encoding formate dehydrogenase accessory sulfurtransferase FdhD yields the protein MENAVTRKVIHVADKQMKEIEDLVVTEHAVTVKINQEEFVTMVCTPEYVEDMVVGYLASERIIRSADDLEDIWYQPKEGYVHVKTKNVNPFYQQFQNKRYITSCCGTSRQGFVFANDALVAKKMEDIHVRVTTEDCFRLMNDLQDSAETFRKTGGVHNASLCDVNGIILSRMDIGRHNALDKIYGYCLRNNISLKDKIIVFSGRISSEILLKVSKIGCEIVLSKSAPTELALQLADELGITTVGFIRQNSLNIYTHKERILLPEQDAENGPVNE from the coding sequence ATGGAAAATGCAGTAACTAGAAAGGTTATACATGTTGCAGATAAACAAATGAAAGAAATAGAAGATCTCGTGGTAACAGAACATGCAGTTACGGTCAAAATTAACCAAGAAGAATTTGTTACCATGGTTTGCACACCAGAGTATGTAGAAGATATGGTTGTTGGATATTTAGCTTCTGAACGGATCATTCGGAGTGCAGACGACCTTGAAGACATTTGGTACCAGCCAAAAGAAGGTTATGTGCATGTCAAAACAAAGAACGTAAATCCTTTTTATCAACAATTTCAAAATAAACGATACATTACTTCTTGTTGCGGGACGAGCCGCCAAGGTTTTGTGTTTGCCAATGATGCACTGGTAGCTAAAAAAATGGAAGATATTCATGTGAGAGTTACTACCGAGGATTGTTTCCGTTTAATGAACGATCTGCAAGATTCCGCTGAGACATTTAGAAAGACAGGCGGTGTGCATAATGCGTCGTTATGTGATGTGAATGGGATTATCCTAAGCCGTATGGATATCGGACGTCATAATGCACTTGATAAAATATATGGATATTGCCTGCGAAATAACATCAGCTTGAAAGATAAAATCATCGTATTCAGCGGACGAATTTCATCGGAAATTTTACTTAAAGTATCCAAAATTGGTTGTGAAATTGTCTTGTCCAAATCTGCTCCCACCGAACTTGCTCTGCAACTGGCAGATGAACTCGGTATTACAACGGTAGGTTTTATTAGACAAAATTCACTTAATATTTATACACATAAAGAGCGTATTCTTTTACCTGAGCAAGATGCAGAAAACGGACCTGTAAATGAATAA
- the moaA gene encoding GTP 3',8-cyclase MoaA — MSNLQDQLHRPLRDIRISVTDRCNFRCQYCMPAEVFGPDFAFLPSDKILSFEEIERLVKIFVSLGVRKVRITGGEPLLRQDLPKLIERIHHIAGVEEIALTTNGTLLKKYAHDLAKAGLARVSVSLDSLDEDRFFEMNGHRGKVSTVLEGIEKAAEAGLQVKINMVVQKGKNDQDIVPMARFFKEKEHILRFIEYMDVGNSNGWRLDDVVSKKEIIDRINEFSPLKPTEPNYIGEVATRYQYEDGQGEIGVISSVTDSFCGTCSRARISAEGKLYTCLFATEGTNLRDLLRSGEDDESITRFISNVWENRDDRYSDERNEETMRKRKNSKIEMSHIGG; from the coding sequence ATTTCAAATCTACAAGACCAACTACATAGACCTCTAAGAGATATAAGGATATCCGTGACAGACCGATGTAATTTTCGTTGTCAGTATTGTATGCCTGCCGAGGTATTTGGTCCAGATTTTGCCTTTTTACCGTCTGATAAAATACTCAGTTTCGAAGAAATTGAAAGATTAGTTAAGATTTTCGTCTCATTAGGTGTGAGAAAAGTACGTATTACGGGCGGGGAACCTTTACTGCGTCAAGATCTGCCTAAGTTGATAGAACGGATTCATCACATCGCCGGGGTAGAGGAGATTGCCTTAACAACCAATGGTACTCTACTAAAAAAATATGCACATGATCTAGCAAAAGCAGGATTAGCACGAGTCTCGGTTAGTCTGGATTCCTTAGATGAAGATCGTTTTTTTGAGATGAATGGTCACCGCGGAAAAGTGTCAACGGTATTAGAAGGAATAGAAAAAGCAGCAGAGGCCGGACTGCAAGTGAAGATCAATATGGTAGTGCAAAAAGGAAAGAATGACCAAGATATCGTACCTATGGCAAGATTTTTTAAAGAGAAAGAACATATTCTCAGGTTTATTGAGTACATGGATGTTGGAAATTCAAACGGTTGGCGATTGGATGACGTGGTGTCAAAAAAAGAAATCATTGACCGGATTAACGAGTTCTCTCCTTTGAAACCTACCGAGCCTAATTATATCGGGGAAGTAGCTACCCGTTATCAATATGAAGATGGTCAGGGTGAGATCGGCGTGATTTCTTCGGTTACCGATTCATTTTGCGGGACTTGCTCGCGTGCACGGATCTCTGCCGAAGGGAAACTGTATACTTGTCTATTTGCCACAGAGGGAACGAATTTGCGTGATTTATTACGGTCTGGGGAAGATGATGAATCGATCACCCGGTTTATTTCAAACGTATGGGAAAATAGAGATGATCGCTATTCTGATGAACGTAATGAAGAGACAATGAGAAAAAGAAAGAACTCGAAAATTGAAATGTCACACATCGGTGGTTAG
- a CDS encoding ring-cleaving dioxygenase — MNHLKGIHHVTAITSNAEKNYEFFTYVLGMRLVKKTVNQDDIQTYHLFFADDKGSAGTDMTFFDFPGIPKGTHGNDEIYKSSFRVPTDKAIDYWKERFDRLGVSHSGIQELFGKKTLSFVDFDDQQYQLISDEFNQGVPSGTPWQKGPIPLEYAITGLGPIFVRFSQFDYFKELMERVLLFKEIAQEGNLHLFEGGEGGNGAQVVVEDNTELPPARQGYGTVHHAAFRVENRAVLDEWTSRMESFGFTTSGYVDRHFFESLYARVTPQILFEFATDGPGFMGDEPYETLGEKLSLPPFLEPRREQIERDVRPIDTMRSDKVFNKE; from the coding sequence ATGAACCATTTAAAAGGGATTCACCATGTAACCGCAATTACGAGTAACGCTGAGAAAAATTATGAGTTTTTCACTTATGTCCTCGGTATGAGACTTGTGAAAAAGACAGTAAATCAAGATGATATTCAGACGTATCATTTGTTCTTTGCCGATGATAAAGGCAGTGCAGGTACAGATATGACGTTCTTTGATTTTCCTGGTATTCCAAAAGGGACCCATGGTAATGATGAAATCTACAAATCTTCTTTCCGAGTTCCTACCGACAAAGCGATTGATTATTGGAAAGAACGTTTTGATCGTCTAGGAGTAAGTCACTCAGGCATACAAGAGCTGTTCGGGAAGAAAACCTTATCTTTCGTTGATTTTGATGATCAGCAGTATCAATTGATCTCAGATGAGTTTAATCAAGGGGTCCCTTCGGGTACACCATGGCAAAAAGGCCCGATCCCGCTGGAATATGCGATCACAGGCCTCGGTCCTATCTTTGTTCGCTTCTCTCAGTTTGATTATTTCAAAGAATTGATGGAGAGAGTACTTTTGTTCAAGGAAATTGCACAGGAAGGAAATCTTCACTTGTTTGAAGGAGGCGAAGGTGGAAATGGAGCACAGGTTGTTGTTGAAGACAACACAGAACTTCCGCCAGCTCGTCAAGGTTACGGTACGGTTCACCATGCTGCATTCCGGGTAGAAAACCGGGCTGTGCTTGATGAGTGGACATCTCGTATGGAAAGCTTCGGCTTTACTACGTCAGGTTATGTAGACCGCCACTTCTTTGAATCTTTGTATGCAAGAGTCACTCCGCAAATTTTGTTTGAGTTTGCAACAGATGGCCCTGGTTTTATGGGGGATGAACCTTATGAAACGCTGGGAGAGAAATTGTCTCTGCCGCCGTTTTTGGAACCGCGCCGTGAGCAGATTGAGCGAGATGTTCGCCCGATTGACACGATGCGAAGTGATAAAGTTTTCAATAAGGAGTAA
- a CDS encoding nitroreductase family protein produces the protein MNFFEAVETRRSVYALNKEVKVSDDRIKEIVEHAVKHVPSAFNSQSSRVVVLFKGEHEKLWDMTTEVLKAVMGDADFSGTQQKMDMFKGAYGTVLFFEDQAVVGGLQEAFPAYADNFPIWSEQTAGMHQFAVWTGLATEGIGASLQHYNPLVDERIANEWNVPESWKLRAQMPFGGIAQPAGDKEFKPLDERIKFFG, from the coding sequence ATGAATTTTTTTGAAGCAGTAGAAACACGCCGTTCCGTATATGCACTTAACAAAGAAGTAAAGGTATCCGACGATCGTATTAAAGAAATCGTGGAGCATGCAGTAAAACACGTACCGTCTGCATTTAACTCTCAATCCAGCCGCGTTGTCGTTCTTTTCAAAGGCGAGCATGAAAAACTGTGGGACATGACAACAGAAGTGCTGAAAGCCGTTATGGGCGATGCAGACTTCTCCGGAACACAGCAAAAAATGGATATGTTTAAAGGTGCTTATGGTACCGTATTGTTCTTTGAAGATCAAGCTGTTGTAGGCGGCTTGCAAGAAGCATTCCCTGCTTATGCAGATAACTTCCCAATCTGGTCTGAACAAACCGCAGGTATGCACCAATTCGCAGTATGGACGGGTCTTGCTACAGAAGGGATCGGTGCTTCTTTGCAGCACTATAACCCACTGGTTGACGAAAGAATTGCTAACGAGTGGAACGTTCCTGAATCTTGGAAACTTCGTGCTCAGATGCCATTCGGTGGTATTGCACAACCAGCTGGCGACAAAGAATTCAAACCGCTGGATGAACGCATTAAATTCTTCGGTTAA
- a CDS encoding phage holin family protein, which yields MEWSVIWELIDPRLVGVVAACWAVGFILKSTPAVPDWTIVYVVVIVAVLLTIWMLGWSADSVVQGVLAGSFSVYGHQVVKQTRSIGKKN from the coding sequence ATGGAGTGGAGTGTGATCTGGGAACTTATTGACCCGCGTCTAGTTGGAGTCGTAGCCGCTTGCTGGGCCGTAGGATTTATTCTTAAGTCTACACCAGCTGTACCGGATTGGACCATTGTCTATGTCGTTGTTATTGTTGCAGTACTGCTTACGATCTGGATGCTGGGATGGTCTGCGGATTCAGTCGTTCAAGGGGTTCTCGCGGGGTCTTTCTCTGTATATGGACATCAGGTGGTTAAACAGACGCGCAGTATTGGAAAAAAGAACTAG